The following proteins are co-located in the uncultured Tolumonas sp. genome:
- a CDS encoding AraC family transcriptional regulator, whose product MNMILNELRQLAARAENRRTETGIPRVAMVQGRIPEHLLAAVYEPMLNLILTGSKTMSVGEQTYHYDPATYFVMSVDLPAVGQVYPSAEGKPYLAVSLTLEPKVIATLIADLPKPAGGALYSSGFSVAPVTHELLDAWRRMLGLMDKPDEIAALSPVYEREILFRVLQGPLGWMLRDIATPDAALARVGVAVNWLRTNFQKSVRIEELAEMAALSVSAFHRHFKAVTALSPLQFQKRIRLLNARYSLLAGEGNITSVAFGVGYESPAQFSREYASFFGAPPSKDIAKLKLR is encoded by the coding sequence ATGAACATGATCCTAAACGAACTGCGGCAGCTGGCTGCCAGAGCAGAAAACCGAAGAACAGAAACCGGTATTCCCCGCGTTGCCATGGTGCAGGGCCGAATACCTGAGCATCTGTTGGCGGCAGTGTATGAGCCAATGCTGAACCTTATTCTGACTGGTAGTAAAACCATGTCGGTGGGGGAACAGACCTATCATTATGATCCTGCGACTTATTTTGTCATGTCAGTCGACTTACCTGCTGTTGGGCAAGTCTATCCCTCTGCAGAAGGTAAACCTTATCTTGCTGTCAGCCTGACGCTTGAACCCAAAGTGATCGCAACGTTGATTGCGGATTTGCCTAAACCTGCTGGAGGGGCTCTTTACAGCTCAGGCTTTTCTGTCGCGCCTGTTACCCATGAGTTATTAGATGCCTGGCGTAGAATGTTAGGTTTAATGGATAAGCCAGATGAAATCGCTGCGTTGTCACCCGTGTATGAGCGAGAAATCTTATTCAGAGTATTACAAGGCCCGCTTGGGTGGATGCTGCGTGATATAGCCACACCAGATGCGGCACTTGCTCGTGTTGGTGTAGCGGTTAACTGGTTGCGTACGAACTTTCAAAAATCGGTTCGGATTGAAGAGTTGGCAGAAATGGCAGCCCTTAGTGTCTCTGCCTTTCACCGGCATTTTAAAGCCGTCACAGCCCTGAGTCCGTTGCAGTTTCAAAAACGCATACGGCTGCTGAATGCCCGCTACTCCTTGTTAGCTGGTGAGGGAAACATTACGTCCGTCGCCTTTGGGGTCGGTTACGAAAGCCCAGCTCAATTCAGCCGCGAATATGCCAGCTTTTTTGGCGCCCCACCCTCTAAAGATATCGCAAAGCTCAAACTCAGATAG
- a CDS encoding SDR family oxidoreductase, whose protein sequence is MKIVIITGSSHGIGAATAIACAKRGMGVIVTYHNSPQAAEQVVQMIEQQGGKAVALKLNVADSSSFEAFKDTALSALKRQWQRVSFDYLVNNAGYGLFNPIETVTEAEFDGLFNVHLKGPFFLTQTLLPLMADGGHIVNLTSATTRCAFAGVAPYAAFKGGLEVLTRYMAKELGTRQIRANSISPGPIRTELGGGLNDEFEALLSSMTALSRVGEPEEVGSVIASLLGDDNRWVNAQNIEVSGGYLI, encoded by the coding sequence ATGAAAATAGTGATCATCACAGGCAGTAGTCACGGTATCGGTGCCGCAACGGCAATCGCCTGCGCAAAACGCGGTATGGGCGTTATTGTTACTTACCACAACAGCCCGCAGGCTGCAGAGCAAGTTGTTCAAATGATTGAGCAACAAGGTGGCAAGGCAGTCGCATTGAAACTTAATGTTGCGGATAGTTCATCGTTTGAGGCGTTCAAAGATACTGCACTATCAGCATTAAAACGGCAGTGGCAAAGAGTAAGTTTTGATTATCTGGTTAATAACGCGGGTTATGGTCTGTTTAACCCGATTGAAACGGTCACCGAAGCTGAATTCGATGGCCTTTTTAATGTTCATCTGAAAGGACCATTTTTTCTTACCCAAACGTTGTTACCTCTGATGGCTGATGGTGGCCATATAGTCAACCTGACCAGTGCAACCACACGTTGTGCTTTTGCTGGAGTGGCGCCTTATGCCGCTTTTAAAGGCGGGCTTGAGGTACTGACCCGCTATATGGCGAAAGAGTTAGGAACGCGACAGATCCGGGCAAATTCCATTTCTCCTGGTCCTATCCGTACTGAATTAGGTGGTGGTCTGAATGATGAGTTTGAAGCTCTGCTCTCGTCCATGACCGCACTTAGCCGGGTTGGTGAACCCGAAGAGGTTGGCAGTGTGATTGCCAGTTTATTAGGTGATGACAACCGTTGGGTGAATGCGCAAAACATTGAAGTGTCTGG